CTTCGCCTCCTCCCACGCGGCGCGCGACACGTAGCGCCCCAGGGGGGTGGCGGCGGCCGCCACCAGAACGAGGGCGAGGGCGCCGGCCAGGGCGACCGCCGCCACGCGCACCGCCAGCCGCAACCGGCGTCGCCAGGGCGCCCCCTCGTCAGCCATCCGTCGAGCCCCAAGTCGAGCCCCCCAGCGAGCCCCCCAGCGCGCGCGACGCATTGACAACGGTTAACCAGTGCATCGTCAAGGAGATACGAGACATCTGCCCACCCCCGCGCCGTTTGGCGCGACGGTTCGTGACCACTAAGTTACCCGGCATGTCCTTCGTACACCTCCACTGTCATTCCGAGTACTCCCTCCTCGACGGGGCCAACCGGATCGACAGCCTGATCAAGCGCGCGCAGGAGTTCGAGCAGCCCGCGCTGGCCATCACCGACCACGGCAACCTGCACGCCGCCTGGGAGTTCCAGGAGCACGCGAAGAAGGCGAGGATCAAGCCGATCATCGGCATGGAGGCCTACGTCGCCCCCGGCGACCGCCGCCTCAAGGCCCGCAGCGGGCCGGGGAAGAAGGCATACTACCACCTCGTGATCCTGGCCCGAGACATCGTGGGCTACCGGAACCTGGTGAAGCTGTCGTCGCTGGCCTATACCGAGGGGCTGTACATGCGCCCCCGGGTGGATCGCGAGCTGCTGCAGCGGTACAACGAGGGGCTCATCGTCTCGTCGGCGTGCATGGCCGGCGAGGTGGCGGGACATCTCCTTGTGAACGACTTCGACGCCGCCCGCGAGGCGGCGGCCTGGTACGCGGAGGTGTTCAGGGACCGCTACTACCTGGAAGTACAGGGGCACGACTCGGACGGCCAGGCGCTGCTCAACGAGCGGATCTTCGCCCTGTCGAAGGACATGGGGCTCCCCGTCATCGCCACCAACGACGCCCACTTCCTCAAGGCGGGCGACCACGACGCGCACGACGTCCTCCTCTGCATCGGACTCGGCAAGGACCGCGAGGACAAGGAGCGGATGCGCTACGACGGGGGGCTCTACTTCAAGAGCGCCCCCGAGATGGCCGCGCGCTTCCCCGCCAACCCCGAGGTCCTGGAGCACACGCTGCACATCGCCGAGCAGTGCGACGTGCAGTTCTCGAAGAAGTACCACGTCCCGTCGTTCCCCCTCCCCGAGGGGGTGGAGAGCGAGAACGACCTCCTGGTACGCCTCGCGACCGCGGGAGCGAAGGAACGCTACGGCGACCCGCTCCCGCCTGACGTGAGGGAGCGCCTCGAGTACGAGCTGGGCGTCATCACCAAGACGGGGTACGCCGGCTACTTCCTCATCGTCGCCGACTTCATCAAGGCCGCGCGCGACCGCGGCATCCCGGTGGGGCCGGGGCGCGGCTCGGCGGCGGGATCGCTGGTCGCCTACGCGCTGCGCATCACCGACGTCTGCCCGCTGCGGTACGACCTCCTCTTCGAGCGCTTCCTGAACCCGGAGCGCGTCTCGATGCCCGACATCGACGTCGACTTCTGCTTCGAGCGGCGCGGCGAGGTCATCGAGTACGTGCGCGAGAAGTACGGCAAGGAAGCGGTCGGGCAGATCGTCACCTTCGGGACGATGAAGTCGCGCGCCGCCGTGAAGGACGTGGGGCGCGTGCTCGGCTTCACCCCCGCCGAGACCGATGCGCTGGCCAAGCTGATCCCCAACCAGCCGAACTTCTCGCTCACCGTGCACGAGGCGGTGGAGAAGGTCCCGGAGGTCAAGAAGCTCTACGACTCCGACGAGCGCTACGCAACGCTCCTGGACTACGCCATCGCGCTGGAAGGCCTGTCGCGCCACACGGGGGTGCACGCCGCCGGCGTCGTCATCGCCCCCGGGCCGCTCGATGACTACGTCCCCATCTGCACCCAGACGTCGAAGGGCGCGGGCGCGGGAAACGAGGAGACGGTCATCGTCACCCAGTACGACATGACCTGCCTGGAGAAGGCCGGCATGTTGAAGATGGACTTCCTGGGGCTGACGACGCTCACGATCATCCACGACGCGCTGGAGAACATCCGCGCCCGCGGCAAGGAAGTCCCCAACCTCGACACGATCCCCGACAACGACCCCGAGACGTACCGCATGCTGCGGATGGGGCGCACGGTCGGGGTGTTCCAGTTCGAGTCGCCGCTCGCCACCGACATGCTGCGCAGCATGCGCTGCGACCGGTTCGACGACCTCGTGGCCTCCAACGCGTTGATGCGCCCCGGGCCGCTGGACGCCGGGATGCACAAGGTCTACCAGCGCCGCAAGCGGGGCGAGGAGCCGGTGACCTACGCGCTCGCCGAGCTGGAACCGATCCTCGAGCCCACCTACGGCGTCATCACCTACCAGGAACAGGTGATGCGCATCGCGCAGGTGCTGGCGGGCATCTCGCTCGCCGAAGCCGACGTCCTGCGCAAGGCGGTGGGGAAGAAGGACGCCGAGCTGATCAAGCAGGAGCTCGGAAAGTTCATCGAGAAGTCGATCGCACGCGGCTACGACCGTCGCATCGTCGAGGATCTCGCGGCGCAGATCGAGACCTTCGGCCGCTACGGCTTCAACAAGTCGCACTCGGTCGCGTACTCGGTGGTCTCGTACCACACCGCATGGCTCAAGTGCCACTTCCCCGCCGAGCTGATGGCCGCGACGCTCTCGTCGAACATCGGCAAGACCGACGAGGTGGTGAAGTTCATCAACGAGACGCGCGAGATCGGGATCGAGGTCCTCCCCCCCGACGTCAACGAGTCCGGCTACAAGTTCACGGTGGTGGGCGACAGGCGGATCCGCTTCGGCCTGGGGGCCATCCGCAACGTGGGGCGCGGGGCCATCGACTCGATCATCGCGGCGCGCAACGAGAAGGCGTTCGCGTCGATCTTCGACCTGTGCGAGCGCATCGACCTGCGCCTGTGCAACAAGCGCGTCCTGGAGGCGCTCATCCAGTCCGGGGCGCTCGACTCGCTGGGCGGGCACCGCGCCCAGTACCTCGCCATCCTGGACGCCGCGCTGCAGGAGGCGTCGCTCAAGCAGGACGAGAAGGCGACCGGGCAGGGGTCGTTGTTCGGGGAGATGGGGGACGGGAAACGGGAGGCGGGGGCGGGACACCAGCTCGTCCTGCCGAACGTGGCACCGCTGTCGGAATCGGAGCGGCTGACGCGCGAGAAGGAGATCCTGGGGTTCTACATCTCCGGGCACCCGCTGGAGCCGTACCGGGCGGAGTGCGAGCTGTTCGCCACGCACACCGTGGCCGAACTGGGGAAGTGGCAGGAGGGGGCGCTCACCATCGGCTGCGTGGTGACGGCCATCAAGCGGCAGGTCAGCAAGCGGTCTGGAGCGGAGTTCGCCCGGTTGACAGTGGAGGATTTTTCAGGATCTTCGGAGCTTCTGGTCTTTCCGGAGGCATGGGCCGCCTTGGGCGACCGGGTCCGGACCGACGTCCCGCTCCTGGTGAAGGGGGGGTACTCGAAGCGTGACCAGGATGCCGACAATCCGAGCTTCATCGTCGAGTCGGTGCAGCGATTCGAGGAGCTGCGGGTGGCGGGACAGGTGGGGGTCGAGCTGGAGCTGGGAGACGGGAGCCGGGAGACGGAGGACGGGAGTTCGCTGTCGCCGGATCTCATGAAGGACGTGCGCATCGTAGCGGAGTCGCATCCCGGCTCCGCAGCGCTCGAGGTCCGATACATAGACGCCAAGGGGACGCCCGCACGGCTGAGGTCGCGGTCCATCAAGGTCGCGGCCAACAGCGCGGCGCTCGGAGAGCTGCGTGCGCTGCTGGGCCCGGACCGCGTGCGCCTGGTGCGCACCGGAGGATAGCGATGGCAAGTACACCGACAATGGAGTTCGAGCGCCCGATCTTCGAGCTCGAGAAGCAGATCGACGAGCTGAAGAAGATGGCTGGCGACCAGCACCTCAGCGTCGAGGCCGAGATCGAGCCGCTGGAGAAGAAGCTCTCGACCCTGCGGCAGGAGGTGTACCGCAACCTCTCCCCGCTGCAGCGGTTGCAGGTGGCGCGCAGCAACCGGCGCCCCTTCACGCTCGACTACGTGCGACTCTGCTTCACCGATTTCGTGGAGCTGCACGGCGACCGCGCCTTCCGCGAGGATGCGGCGATCGTGGGCGGGTGGGCCCGGCTCGAGGGTGAGACGGTGATGATCATCGGGCACCAGCGGGGGCGCGACACCAAGGAGAACCTCAAGCGCAACTTCGGGATGCCGCACCCCGAGGGGTATCGCAAGGCGCTCCGCCTCATGAAGCTCGCCGAGAAGTTCCACGTCCCGGTCTTCACCTTCATCGACACCCCGGGGGCGTGGGCCGGGCTGGGGGCCGAGGAGCGCGGCCAGGCCGAGGCGATTGCCCGCAACCTGTTCGAGATGAGCCGCCTCGAGACGCCGATCGTCGCGACGGTGATCGGCGAGGGCGGATCGGGCGGGGCGCTCGCGTTAGGCGTGGCCGACCGGGTCCTGATGCTCGAGAACGCAGTGTACTCGGTGATCACGGTGGAGGGGTGTGCGGCAATCCTGTGGAAGGACGGCAAGTCGCAGGAGATGCGCGAGAAGGCCGCCGGGGCCCTCAAGATCACGGCGCAGGACCTCCTCGACCTCGGCGTCATCGACGAGATCGTCCCCGAACCCGCCGGCGGGGCCCACGCCAACCACGAGGTGGCGGCGGCCGCGCTGCAGGAGGCGCTGATCAAGCACTACGAGGAGCTGCGCCGCTACAAGCCGGAGAAGCTGGTGCGGAAGCGGCGGGAGAAATTCCTGAAGATGGGGAAGTACCTGGAATAGAAGACGAGAAGACGAGAGGACGAGAAGACGAGAGGGGCGCTCGCGGTGGCGGGGGCCCCTCTCTCGTGCGCGCCGTGACGGAGACCGCGGCGACCGGTCGCCAGCCGCGCGCGATGCCTCGTCCCCCACCTCCCCGCCCTACACCCCCCGGTTATAGTTCGACTTGGGTCGCGATGGGTCGACTTCACGACCACGCGCCCCCTGGCAGGAAGCCGCCGTCCCTCGACTTCTCGTCCTCTCATCCTCTCGTCTTCTCGTACAGTCTGGATGCCCTCCCTCGTCGAAGTCGCCTTCAAGGGCAACCGCAAGGAGTTCTTCTTCTGGAACGGCGACGAGCCGCTCCCGGCGAAGGCGGCCGTCATCGTCGAGGCCGATCGCGGGGAAGACCTGGGTCACGTGTACGCCACGGGGGAGCTGGCCGAGAAGCGGGCGGCGGGGGTCGCGCACCGCCCCACCGACGAGGAGCCAGTCACGCGGGTCGTGCAACGGCTGGCCACCCCGGATGAGGCCAAGCGCGCCAGGGAGCTTCGAGAGCAGGACGAGATCGCCCGACGCAAGGCGATGGAGCGGGTCAAGGCCAACAACCTCGTGATGAAGCTGTCGGACGCGGAGTGGCGGTGGGATCGGCGCAAGCTCACGATCTACTTCACGGCCGACAAGCGTGTCGACTTTCGTAACCTGGTCCGCGAGCTCGCCTCGCTGTTTCGCACGCGCATCGAGCTCAAGCAGATCGGCGTGCGCGACGAGGCGAAGCGCCTGAGCGGGATCGGGCGCTGCGGACGCGAGTACTGCTCCGCGTCGTGGCTCCCCGAGCTTCGCCCCGTGAACCTCGGCGTGGCCAAGGACCAGCGCCTCTCGCTCAACCCGACCCAGATTTCCGGGGCGTGCGGGCGCCTGATGTGCTGCCTGCGCTACGAGCACGAGTTCTACGTGCAGCAGCGGAAGCGGTTCCCCAAGGAGGGGAAGGTCATCGAGACGTCGAAGGGCGAGGAGAAGGTCATCGCCAACGACATCTTCCGCGAGCGCGTCACCCTGCGGGCAGCCGACGGCGAGGTGCGCATCGTCCCGCTGGCCGAGCTGCGGCGCGAATGGAAGAATGCGCCCGCGGGGGCGCAGCCGCTCGACGAGGACACGTCGCCCTTCCCGTACGAAGCGCTCAGCGACGAGCTGCTCCGCCTGCAGGACACGTCCGAGATGCCGGCATGGCGCCCGGGGATGACGCGTGGAGGGCTCCTCCCGGGCGGGGCCGTCCCCCCGGGCGGGGCTGCCCCCCGCTCGCTCCCCGTCATCCCCGAGGAAGCCGGGGAAGGGGGACGGGCGCCGTCGCGAGAGCGGGGTGGCGCGACGCGCGGGCGCGAGCGCCGCGCCGATGGGCAGGAGGAGGGCGAGCGGGGCGACGGGGGGCGCGAGGGGGCGAACCGCGGACGCGATCGGCGCCCGGAGGGGCGTGACGGAGGTGCGGCGCGTGACGGGCGCGCGCGTGAAGGGCGCGCGGGTGAAGGGCGCGCGCGACGCGAGGGCGAGGGCGCGGAGCGCCGACGTGAGCGGCAGGGCGGGTCACGAGAGCGCCCTCGCGGCGAAGGGCCCGAGCGCGGGGGAGGAGGGCGCGAGTCGAGGCAGTCAGCAGGCGATGCCGCCTCGCGAGCCGAGCGCGACGCCCCGCCCGAGGAGCGCGCCGAATCTCCCGACGCGGCGGGCGAGCGCGCGGCCGATGGTGGTGCCGCGCCCGTGGGAGGGGAGTCGGAGCAGGACCGTGAGCGCCGGCTGCGTCGCCGTCGGGGGCGCCGCGGCGGGCGCCGCAGCCGCGGCGGCGGGGAGCAAGGCGGGGAGCAAGGCGGGGAGCAAGGGGGCGGCAGCACAGGCTTCGATCCAGGACCAGGAGACGGCGCGTGAGCCGGTTTTACGTCACCACCGCAATCGACTACGCCAACGGCGACCCGCACCTGGGGCACGCCTTCGAGAAGATCGGGACCGACGTCATCGCCCGGTACATGCGGCTGGCGGGGCACGACGTGCACTTCCTCACGGGGATGGACGAGCACGGGCAGAAGGTGGCCCAGACGGCCGCCGAGCGCGGGGTGTCGCCACAGGAGTTCGTGGACGGGATCGCGGCGCGCTTCCAGGCGATGTGGGGGCGCCTGGCGATCTCGTACGACCAGTTCATCCGCACCACCGACGCGGCGCACAAGACGGGGGTGCGCGCGCTGATCAAGCGCATCCACGACGCCTCGCCCGACGACTTCTACGAGCGGACGTACGAGGGGTGGTATTGCGTGGGGTGCGAGCTGTTCAAGCGCGAGGCCGAGATCGTGGACGGGAAGTGCACCTTGCACCCGACCCGTGAGCTGCAATGGACGCAGGAGCGCAACTGGTTCTTCCGCCTGGGGAAGTACGAGGGGTTCCTGCGCCGCCTGTTCGCCGAGCGTCCCGAGTTCCTGCAGCCGGAGAGGCGGCGCAACGAGATCCTCGCCCTCATCGACCAGGGGCTCGAGGACATCTCGGTCACGCGCTCGCGGCTGTCGTGGGCCATCCCGTTCCCCATCCCGACGTCGGATGGCGTCCCCCAGGGAACGTGGGTCTGGTTCGACGCCCTCCCCAACTACCTCACGGCCACCGGGTATCCGCAGGCTGGGTGGCGCGACCGGTGGCCGGCCGACCTGCACGTGATCGGGAAGGACATCAGCCGGCTGCACGCGGTCGTTTGGCCGGCGATGTTGCAGGCGGCGGAACTCCCGCTGCCGCGCCGCGTCTGGGCGCACGGCTTCGTGCAGCTGGGCGGGGAGCGCTTCTCCAAGTCGGCAGGGGTCAAGCTGGAGCTGGGCGAGGCGATCGACCGCTTCGGCGCCGACGCCTTCCGCTACTTCCTGATGCGGGAGGTCCCGTTCGACGCCGACGGCAACTTCTCCTGGGAGCGTTTCGAGGAGCGGTACAATGCCGACCTCGCCAACGCCTGGGGGAACCTGGCCAGCCGCGCGATCTCGATGATCGAGAAGTACTGCGACGGCGTGGTTCCCACTGCGACCCGGACGGCGCTGGACACCGACGACGCCGCCGACATCGCCGCATACCACGCGGCGATGTCCGGCGCGCACGGCTTCCTGCTGCACGACGGGCTCAAGGCCGTCTGGAACTCCGTGGCGCGCGGCAACGAATATGTCGATCGGCAGGCGCCGTGGAAGATGGCCAAGGACCCGGCCCAGCGCGCGGAGCTCGACGCGACGATGGCGGCCCTGGCGCGCCACCTGGCGCGCCACTGCGTCCTGCTCTTCCCTTTCATGCCCGGGAAGACGACGCAGCTGTGGCAGGCCCTCGGCGCCCCCGGGACGCCCGGCGACCAGCGCTTCGATGCGCTCGACGAGCTCGATGGGGGCGGTTGGCGCGTCACGAAGCCGGCCCCCCTCTTCCCGAAGGAAGCGCCGGCGAGCTGAGCCACACTCGATTCGTGATCCGGGTGCTTGCCCGGGAGCGAAACGCGCGAGAATGTGAGACGTCAGCAAGTGAGAGGGCAGCTTCTCGTCCTCTCATCCTCTCGTCTTCTCGTTCTCTCGCGCATGCGCCGCTGGACCCTCCTCGTCATTCCCCACGACACCGAGCAGCCGCGGAGCATCGCGATCTCGGAACGCGCCGTCCGCCTCGCCGGATCGGCGGCGGCGGTCGTCGTGCTCGTGGCAGCGGTGGGAATCGGGGCCCTCTCGGCGCTCCTCTCGCGCCGCGGCGCGCTGGACGACGCTCCCGCGCCGCAGGCGCAACGCGCGAGTGCCGCCGGGGGAGCAACCGCAGCGGAGATCGACTCGCTCCGCGAGACCGTCCGGGCGCTGACGGGGACGCTCGACACCATCCGCGACGCCGACGCGCGCCTGAGCGCCGCGTCGGGGGTCCCCTCGGCCGATTCGGCGACCCTCGAGACACACAGCACCCTGCTCGGGTCGCGCGCCACCGCCGATTCGCTCCTCCGCCACGCCTCGACGCTGGCGGGACAGATCGACCGGATGGCCGACTCCGCGGGCGCTCGCCGCCAGACGCGGACCTCTCGCGGCACCGTGGCGACGAAGTCCAAGGCACCGCGCTAGACCCTTCCCGTCTTCTCGTCCTCTCGTCCTCTCGTCCTCTCGTCTTCTCGCAGGAAGAAGGGCACGAGCCGAAGCCCGTGCCCTTTCGTCCTTCCGTCACTGCGTCAGGCCCCGTGGATCACGGAGTCTGCGAGTTGGGAGGATTGGTCCCCCCCCAAGTGTATAGCGGCTGCCCGAGCACGCCGAGCTCGATGGCCGGGACCGGCATTTCGTGCGGCGTTCCCGGCACCAGCCCATCGATGCGGCGGCGGTTGTAGTACGGGAGCGGGCCGATGCCCATCAGCTCGATCTCGTTCTCGTAATTGAGCTTGTTGAGGAGGCTCGCCTCACTCTCGCCCCCGGTGGCGGGCGAAAGTCCGCCGCGGCCGACACGAGTCTTGTTGATGAGCGTTGCGGCGGTGCCCAGCGAACCCTTGGAGCGGATGAGCCCCTCGGCCCAGAGCAGGTCGTTCTGGGTCGCCGTGGCGATGGGGGCGGGGCCGTAGCCGCCGTAGATCGCCGTGGGATCCTGGTTGCCGCTCAGGTCATAGCGAATGTGGCCGATGTTGGACTGGTGGTAGGAACCACGGTCCGGCCGGAACGGCGCCACCGACGACCACGCGAAGTCGGTGCCGGCGTTGTCGGTCTTGGGATAGGTGCCGAAGCCGTCGATGAGCGACTCGTCGCCGAACGATCCGTCGCCGAGGCGCCTGTCGGGCGAATTCGGCACACCGTTGCCCGGGTTCCCCGGCCACGGGTGCTTCTGCGTCACCGGGTCGAGCATGTTGGCGACGCGCGTGTGCACGCGCCCGCCGTCGATGGCGTCGAACCAGAGCAGGAGCTCGTTGCACCAGGACGAGCAGCCGTCGCCGGTGAAGACGAAGTCGAAAGGCGTCCCCGACGACATCCCCTGCGAGGCATAGGTCACGACCTGCGCCCAGTTCACCTGCCCGTTCTCCGCCGCGTTGCGCGGATAGTAGGCGAG
This DNA window, taken from Gemmatimonadetes bacterium SCN 70-22, encodes the following:
- a CDS encoding DNA polymerase III subunit alpha; its protein translation is MSFVHLHCHSEYSLLDGANRIDSLIKRAQEFEQPALAITDHGNLHAAWEFQEHAKKARIKPIIGMEAYVAPGDRRLKARSGPGKKAYYHLVILARDIVGYRNLVKLSSLAYTEGLYMRPRVDRELLQRYNEGLIVSSACMAGEVAGHLLVNDFDAAREAAAWYAEVFRDRYYLEVQGHDSDGQALLNERIFALSKDMGLPVIATNDAHFLKAGDHDAHDVLLCIGLGKDREDKERMRYDGGLYFKSAPEMAARFPANPEVLEHTLHIAEQCDVQFSKKYHVPSFPLPEGVESENDLLVRLATAGAKERYGDPLPPDVRERLEYELGVITKTGYAGYFLIVADFIKAARDRGIPVGPGRGSAAGSLVAYALRITDVCPLRYDLLFERFLNPERVSMPDIDVDFCFERRGEVIEYVREKYGKEAVGQIVTFGTMKSRAAVKDVGRVLGFTPAETDALAKLIPNQPNFSLTVHEAVEKVPEVKKLYDSDERYATLLDYAIALEGLSRHTGVHAAGVVIAPGPLDDYVPICTQTSKGAGAGNEETVIVTQYDMTCLEKAGMLKMDFLGLTTLTIIHDALENIRARGKEVPNLDTIPDNDPETYRMLRMGRTVGVFQFESPLATDMLRSMRCDRFDDLVASNALMRPGPLDAGMHKVYQRRKRGEEPVTYALAELEPILEPTYGVITYQEQVMRIAQVLAGISLAEADVLRKAVGKKDAELIKQELGKFIEKSIARGYDRRIVEDLAAQIETFGRYGFNKSHSVAYSVVSYHTAWLKCHFPAELMAATLSSNIGKTDEVVKFINETREIGIEVLPPDVNESGYKFTVVGDRRIRFGLGAIRNVGRGAIDSIIAARNEKAFASIFDLCERIDLRLCNKRVLEALIQSGALDSLGGHRAQYLAILDAALQEASLKQDEKATGQGSLFGEMGDGKREAGAGHQLVLPNVAPLSESERLTREKEILGFYISGHPLEPYRAECELFATHTVAELGKWQEGALTIGCVVTAIKRQVSKRSGAEFARLTVEDFSGSSELLVFPEAWAALGDRVRTDVPLLVKGGYSKRDQDADNPSFIVESVQRFEELRVAGQVGVELELGDGSRETEDGSSLSPDLMKDVRIVAESHPGSAALEVRYIDAKGTPARLRSRSIKVAANSAALGELRALLGPDRVRLVRTGG
- a CDS encoding acetyl-CoA carboxylase carboxyltransferase subunit alpha, translating into MASTPTMEFERPIFELEKQIDELKKMAGDQHLSVEAEIEPLEKKLSTLRQEVYRNLSPLQRLQVARSNRRPFTLDYVRLCFTDFVELHGDRAFREDAAIVGGWARLEGETVMIIGHQRGRDTKENLKRNFGMPHPEGYRKALRLMKLAEKFHVPVFTFIDTPGAWAGLGAEERGQAEAIARNLFEMSRLETPIVATVIGEGGSGGALALGVADRVLMLENAVYSVITVEGCAAILWKDGKSQEMREKAAGALKITAQDLLDLGVIDEIVPEPAGGAHANHEVAAAALQEALIKHYEELRRYKPEKLVRKRREKFLKMGKYLE